CAAGGTGCGGGTCCTCGGCGCCTTCCTCGGCGCCGGGTACGCCGCCGCCGCCGGGGTGGCCACCCTCTCCGCCGGCTGGCACCGACCGAGCGACGCCGTGGCGGCGTTCCTCCTGGTAGGAGCCTGGGCGGCGGTGGCCGGCCTGGTCCTGCTCTTCTTCCAGCGGGAACAGGCGGCGTTCTCCGCCGAGGACGCGCACCGGGTCGCGGCGGCCGTGCTCGGCATCGGCGGGGCGCTCGCCCTCGTCGCCTCCGCGCTCGCCCTGTCCTGGCTGGTCGATCTCCCCGAGGTCCCCGCCGACGAGCTGTCCCGCCGCCCTCTCTTCGTCGGGTACGCGGGCAGCGCGGCCGGCATCGTCGGGACGATCGCCGTGGTGACCGCGCTGGTCCTCGCGGTGGTGCACCGCCTGGTGCCCCGGTACAAGGGCTAACTGCGGTAGTAGGTGCCTACCATCGTGCCGCTGGCGATCTCCTTGTCGGTGAGCGCGCTGTGCACCTCGGTGGCCTGGGGCGCCTCGGGCAGCTCCAGCGGGCGCTCCAGCGCGTAGAGGCGGAAGAAGTACCGGTGCGAGTCCTCGTGCAGTGGCGGGTGTGGGCCGCCCCACCCGGTCGTACCGAAGCTGTTGGGCCACTCGCGGCCCCCTTCGGGTATCGCGCCCTCGGC
The window above is part of the Micromonospora inositola genome. Proteins encoded here:
- a CDS encoding YbhB/YbcL family Raf kinase inhibitor-like protein, which codes for MAGIMLRSTAFNDHDLLPGRFSREGGNVSPPLEWSEVPDTTEELVLIVEDPDAGKAPFLHWLVTGISPESAGVAEGAIPEGGREWPNSFGTTGWGGPHPPLHEDSHRYFFRLYALERPLELPEAPQATEVHSALTDKEIASGTMVGTYYRS